CCCAAAACTAAAAAGGCCTTTTATGTGTGTTTACTAGTacataatgtttttaaaattatagcaGCCGTCCGTTAAATTGATGAAGATATTAATCCACGATTTATTGGTTTAACTGTAATTAAATTGgcaataaataaacatatttttcatattaaatagtatattaagtaataacttaatataaaattacaaggAATTAAGTTCAATTATAAAGAGTTTAATGGCTAGttataaaaagattaataaCTATGCACAAATAGTTTTTACATTGTCAACCGatgaaaaagttattatttgactcaattaaaaatataatatcattacGAATTGCAACTAACTAGCCAAGGGAGAGAGGAGCATAGCTGTTAGGAATTAAACTGGCCAGTTTTTACCTGATTCATAGGGTATTCTTGACTGATTTTCAAATTACCTATCGAAGAGGGTATGATTCAAACTAGTTGGATCAAGTCCAATCCAATTTTCtctcacaataataataataataataataatgtcaaTCTGCTAGCCAAATTAGAACAAATGTTGCAATTTTTTTGAAGTAATCATATtcaaattatattgaaaatcattttatttttatcatacgTGTACTTTTTATAGGGCTAATCTTTCATAAAATGTTGAAACGGGGTTCAAATTTTTGTTGGGAAATGTACTTTCATTAAGTGTttgtctcaaataaaaaaaaattatactgctataagatatttataaaaaaaaaactaaaaagatgaATTTAAAAGGCTACTTAGACaatcttctttaaaaaaaaacacttagacAATCCGTAAGTCTATATCTAGCTAATTCAATTTTTAGGAAGCAAACAAATTTGAATAGCACGATATACACTATGATACCATTAATTTTCCTGGAGGAGTTGTTACGATACCTTTCCGTGAATGTTATCAAATGTAGATTCATTATAAAGCCAATTTAAGATTGACATttcttaattaaagaaaataatttcgtTTAGCTGATATTTCaatgtatttgatttgattaggCGATTACGACTAACAATCCAACGAAAATAGTTTAATCTGATCCAAacgaaaatattttaaagaacaaTTGCCAGTTTGCCACGTGAAGAGCTAAAAGACAAAAGTGTTGAACCTGACGATCATTGATTCCACTTTGTAGACAAATAATTAGATGGTTTGGAGATTAATCTTTAAGTAACATGTAATAGtgtaattaattcttttttctaaattgaaaaaCTTGAATGTTCAAAGTGCAATTGGTTCGATTATGAATATTCTATTTAATAGCACAATAGCAGCCTAGCTAGTTGATGTAGTTTATAGCCAAAATTCAGTCATTGGACATtgttattaatgattttaagaTGTTGCATTGAAAGCAGCATTTAAACTTTGATAAATGTGGGAGGTCACACTCACACAtgtaagtaaataaaatatggtATTAGGAAGTGGGGTTGCTTTTGCTTTCATGACATAAAAAGTGCCCCCACTTGTTGCTGAGTATTGTCCTTGTATACCGTAAGGTCAATTTTCATGCCATGGTATGGTTTTAGTACTCTCATAAGTcagaaccaaaccaaacacaatCTTCAGAGGTTACTGCAAGTTACATAGAAATAAAGATCAGATATGGGGTTCCAACAACATGGGAATATGGAAGTGGGGTTGTCTGGAATCACTTTGGGAACAAAGAACAAGTACAAGAGGATGAACTCCGAGCTTCCGGAAGGTTACGATGATGTTTTGCATCAAGAAGCAAGGAGAAACAGTACCAGGAAATATGTCATAGCCTGTGCCTTCTTTGCTTCTCTCAACAATGTCCTTCTTGGCTATGGTATGCTTTATAAGCCTAGTCTCTGATTTTTGTGTGATTCATCTTTGTATTAGTCTAAAGTTCATGAAAGAAGAACTtccaacattaaataaaaaatgtttagtttttatacTGTCAACTAATCAGAAATCATCAGTAGTATCACTTTTAAGATATTTACTATAAACATCAACAAACTTATTGTACATGcggatttataattaaatgatagttTAAACACACTGCTggtgcatatattatttattcataaacgTTAACATGATTTACTCTTGTCAATTTGTAGATGTGGGTGTGATGAGTGGAGCAGTTATATTTATCAAAGAAGATCTGAAGATATCTGAGGTGAAGGAAGAATTTTTGATTGGTATATTGAGCATTGTTTCTCTGCTGGGAAGTCTAGGTGGTGGAAGAACTTCAGATATTATTGGTAGGAAATGGACAATGGCCATAGCTGCAGTGATTTTTCAAATTGGCTCACTCATAATGACTCTTGCTCCTTCATTTTCAATATTAATGGTTGGAAGACTTTTAGCCGGTGTGGGAATAGGATTTGGAGGCTTGATTGCCCCTATATATATTGCAGAGATATCACCAAACACCACCAGAGGCTTTCTCACTACCTTCCCAGAGATTTTCATTAATCTAGGAATTCTTCTTGGTTATGTGTCAAATTATACTTTTTCAGGCTTTTCACCACACATAAACTGGAGGATAATGCTTGCTGTGGGGATTTTGCCCTCAGTCTTCATTGGCTTTGCTCTTTTCATCATTCCTGAGTCACCAAGGTGGTTGGTAATGCAGAACCGGATCGAAGAAGCAAGATCAGTGCTTCTGAAAACAAATGAGAGTGATAGAGAAGTGGAGGAGAGGCTAGCAGAAATACAACAGGCTGCTGGTTTGGCCAATTGTGAAAAGTATGAGGAGAAACCTGTGTGGTATGAGCTGTTGTTTCCTTCGCCTTCGCTTCGCCGAATGATGATCACAGGAATTGGGATTCAGTGTTTTCAACAGATTTCTGGAATTGATGCAACTGTGTATTACAGCCCTGAAATCTTCAAAGCTGCTGGGATTGAGGATAATGCAAAACTCCTAGCTGCTACTGTTGTTGTGGGTGTGACAAAGACCCTTTTTATATTGGTAGCAATCTTTCTTATTGACAAAAAAGGTAGAAGGCCACTACTCTTTGTAAGCACAATTGGCATGACAATTTGTTTGTTTAGCATAGGAGCTAGTCTTTCTTTGTTTCCACAAGGGTCATTTGTGATTGCATTGGCAATTCTATTTGTTTGTGGGAATGTGGCTTTCTTTTCTGTTGGATTAGGCCCTGTGTGTTGGGTTTTGACATCTGAAATCTTCCCTTTAAGAGTGCGTGCTCAAGCATCTTCACTTGGAGCTGTGGGCAATAGGGTGTGTAGTGGCCTTGTGGCCATGTCTTTCCTTTCCGTTTCCCGTGCAATTTCAGTGGCTGGAGCATTCTTTGTGTTTGCTGCTATTTCTTCTCTAGCCATTGTCTTTGTCTACATGCTAGTTCCTGAGACTAAAGGGAAGTCATTGGAGCAGATAGAGATCATGTTTAAGAATGAACATGAGAGGCAAGGAAGTGAAATGGAGTTAGGAGatgttgaaattgaacaatttgtGCAGGACAAAACAGTtttgacaaattaattttattagctCATGTTTTATATGATTCTGTAAGATGATTTGAAGAGGTTGTGGTATTATGCCAGGGATACATACACAAATTCCATTGGATGTGTTTATTCTGTATGTGAAATTCGGGGAATGACTTTGCTTGCATGGATGATCTTTATACTACACAGATTTGGGATCTATCAGTAAGGAACAGaagaaaatatgaaagaaattcCATTCTGACTATACATTCCTAGTTGTaccgtttttcttttttcatttagaaTATAACAGTGGCAGTAGTATTAATCATGGAAAGAGATTTGTGATAGATTTAGTACCAGAACATCGTTATAATGTATTATTTGAAGGTATGTGATTAAGATTGGAAATTCTTTTAGCATACTGCTGCTGAGAAACTCATTATAAATCCGGTATTTCAAAATGTAATACAGTACTTCATCATAATGTGATTAAGATGGAAATTTTTGTTGTCTTTTGCTAGGAAAATCATTTCTGATGGTCCTGGAATAAACTTGTCTATCATCAGAATGATCAAGCCGTAGTCAGTAGACAAAAggtcaaaagataaaaaatcttCTATAGtcctaaaaaaacatataagtcAATTGCCACACCAATACTATACTACTAGTATTTACATGCGTTTTTCATTGCAAAAAGTAAAGGATCATTTGATCTGCCCTCTTCTTTAATCTCCTGCTAAACAATGCAGTGACACATGTCAATAATCATATAGCACTAAGTATGTGTTGGAACTTAGAAGTCCTGCATCACGCGACCCTTTTTGTTGGTCACCTTGAAAgcctataataataaaataaaataaaaataagtaaacttCAACTATatcctaatttttattttcttttttattctgtaactagaaaagaagaagaaactaggatgttttttaaaaaaatcatctaaattttcttgacttcatgttacttttgatttattatgtttcatatttgttttgttttggtacattaaattttaaaagtttcattatggtcctttatgtttttgaaatatatcattttggtcaattttttaattttttattagaaatgttagtattcttttaatttttaaagtttaaaatggTTTAATGTTACTTTTGGTCCATTatgttttgtagttgtttaGCTTTGATACATTATGTTTAAAAAGTTTCATTCTGGtcctttatgttttcaaaatgtGTTGTTTTGGTGTGTTTTGGTCCAATgaaacacactattcaacccctcTTTA
Above is a window of Glycine soja cultivar W05 chromosome 12, ASM419377v2, whole genome shotgun sequence DNA encoding:
- the LOC114379129 gene encoding probable polyol transporter 4 — translated: MGFQQHGNMEVGLSGITLGTKNKYKRMNSELPEGYDDVLHQEARRNSTRKYVIACAFFASLNNVLLGYDVGVMSGAVIFIKEDLKISEVKEEFLIGILSIVSLLGSLGGGRTSDIIGRKWTMAIAAVIFQIGSLIMTLAPSFSILMVGRLLAGVGIGFGGLIAPIYIAEISPNTTRGFLTTFPEIFINLGILLGYVSNYTFSGFSPHINWRIMLAVGILPSVFIGFALFIIPESPRWLVMQNRIEEARSVLLKTNESDREVEERLAEIQQAAGLANCEKYEEKPVWYELLFPSPSLRRMMITGIGIQCFQQISGIDATVYYSPEIFKAAGIEDNAKLLAATVVVGVTKTLFILVAIFLIDKKGRRPLLFVSTIGMTICLFSIGASLSLFPQGSFVIALAILFVCGNVAFFSVGLGPVCWVLTSEIFPLRVRAQASSLGAVGNRVCSGLVAMSFLSVSRAISVAGAFFVFAAISSLAIVFVYMLVPETKGKSLEQIEIMFKNEHERQGSEMELGDVEIEQFVQDKTVLTN